Part of the Salirhabdus salicampi genome is shown below.
AATTCCCGTGTTTCTTTATCCTTTAACATTTTTACACTCGTTTTCATCTTCACTAAACCAACGGATTTAAACACCACTAGCTCATGTAACTCTAATGATTCGTGCCATGCCAACGTCTTTTGTTGTTCCATAATACATCCAATCCTCCCAGTAGGTATTTTCGTTAGTATTGTATGCAGGACGACAACCTACGGGACATCAGTTGGGAAAAATAGGCACTAATCTAAAAAAGAGAGAGCTTCAAAGCTCTCCCCTTATCTTTATTCAAACTCTTTAACAAGCTGTGCCATCTCAATCGCTGAAACTGCCGCTTCTGCACCTTTATTACCCGCTTTAGTTCCCGCACGTTCAATTGCTTGTTCAATCGTATCCGTTGTTAATACACCAAAAATGACTGGTTTGCCTGTTTTTAGTGAAGCAGCTGATACACCTTTTGCGGCTTCATTACATACGTAATCAAAGTGGGGAGTAGAACCTCGAATAACAGCACCTAGCGTTATGACAGCATCGTAATTACCGGATTCAGCCATCTTTTGTGCAATTAATGGGATTTCAAATGCTCCCGGAACCCATGCAACATCAACGTGTTCCTCATTTACTCCGTGCCGTTTTAAAGCCCCAGTTGCACCCTCTAATAATTTTCCTGTAATAAAGTCATTAAATCTACCTGCTACGATTCCTACACGTAGTCCTGTTCCTACTAGGCTTCCTTCAAATTGTTTACCCATTGTATTTCCTCCTAATTGTCTTGTTTTGTATGGAACTGAAGCATATGCCCCAACTTC
Proteins encoded:
- the ribH gene encoding 6,7-dimethyl-8-ribityllumazine synthase, producing the protein MGKQFEGSLVGTGLRVGIVAGRFNDFITGKLLEGATGALKRHGVNEEHVDVAWVPGAFEIPLIAQKMAESGNYDAVITLGAVIRGSTPHFDYVCNEAAKGVSAASLKTGKPVIFGVLTTDTIEQAIERAGTKAGNKGAEAAVSAIEMAQLVKEFE